The following proteins are encoded in a genomic region of Methanobacterium sp.:
- the rfbC gene encoding dTDP-4-dehydrorhamnose 3,5-epimerase, with protein MGKFKFMETSIEGVYIIEPTVFGDERGYFMETYHKEEFKKAGLDFSFVQDNQSKSKKGVLRGLHFQYTKPQGKLVRVIKGKVFDVAVDLRKDSPTYGKWEGVILSKENKKQFYVPEGFAHGFLVLSDEAEFIYKCTDFYDSEDEGGILWSDPDIGIKWPVDDINRVILSEKDRKWKTLKETETCF; from the coding sequence ATGGGCAAATTCAAATTCATGGAAACATCAATTGAAGGGGTTTATATCATAGAACCTACTGTATTTGGGGATGAGCGCGGTTATTTTATGGAAACATACCATAAAGAAGAATTTAAAAAAGCAGGGCTTGATTTTAGTTTTGTTCAGGATAATCAATCTAAATCTAAAAAAGGGGTTTTAAGAGGGCTTCATTTTCAATACACAAAGCCTCAGGGTAAATTAGTCAGAGTTATTAAAGGGAAAGTCTTTGATGTGGCAGTGGATTTAAGGAAGGATTCACCCACCTATGGAAAATGGGAAGGAGTAATTCTTTCAAAGGAAAATAAAAAACAGTTTTATGTGCCTGAAGGATTCGCCCACGGCTTTTTAGTACTATCTGATGAAGCTGAGTTTATCTATAAATGCACAGACTTTTATGATAGTGAAGATGAAGGCGGAATTCTCTGGAGCGATCCAGATATTGGTATCAAATGGCCTGTTGATGACATTAACAGAGTTATCTTATCAGAAAAAGACAGAAAGTGGAAGACGCTTAAAGAAACCGAAACATGCTTTTAA